GAGTCCAAGGTGAGTCTGCaagcagggatgtgcagggcagctgctccccgGGCCCATCAACCCTCTCCGCAGCTCTCGAAGTACTGGCACATCAGCTCACGCACTTGCTCAGCCCGGCTGTCCTCCATGGCAGCCGGCGcgggctggcagggcttgggCAGCTCGGTGGGCTCGGTGCCCTCCAGCCACTCCTCGTTGAAGGGGTTGTCATGGGCCTCGCAGACGTTGTGCAGGATGCAGCAGGCGAGGACGAGGGTGGGCAGCAATTCCAGGCTGCAATCGTCACACTTGAGGAGGATCTGCCAGCGCGCCTTTAGGCGCAGGAAGGCGTTCTCGATCACGCTGTGGGCCCGCTTCAAGCGGTAGTTGAACTGCAGCTGGCGCTGGGTCAGGTTCTCGTCCTCCTGGTAGGGCTTGAGGATCCAGTCTTGCAGGGGATACGTGGCATCGCCCAGCAGCACGTACTTCTGTGCCTTCCCCATGAAATGCTTGGGAGGGTTGGGGCACAGACGGCCCTCCTTGGCCAGCACCCACAGGCTAGAGCTCTCCAGGACCGCGCTGTTCTCCATGCTGCCTGGAAAGGCCGTGGAGACATCCCAGAACTGGCCCAGCCCATCCACGGTGGCCTGCGTGAGGATGGAGTGCCATCCCTGGCCGTTGCAGTAGTCGGCAGTGAGGCGCAGGGGCGGGTGGATGGGGATGTGTAGGCTGTCCAGCGCCCCGATGCAGTGCGGGAAGCCCCAGCGCATGCAGAAGATGCGCGCCAtgttctccagctccttctcgTCAGGCAGCCGGAGGTAAAGCGGCTTCAGCAGCAACACCACAGCATAGCTCACCTCCCAGACACAACTCTGCACCGTGGAGGGCCCCACACCAAAGAGCGGGCTCAGAGTCTGGTACTCCACGTTGGTGGCCAAGTGCCACAGGGCCACGGCCACCCTCTTCTCCAGTGGCAGGGTGGGGTGGAAGTGCGCGCTGTGCGGAGCCAGACCAGGCCGCAGCTGGTTGCAGATGTAAAAGAAAGTCTCCTTGGACATCCGAAACTTCTCCAGCCAGTCCTGGGGCCCAAACTCCTTCAGGACCACCTGCTCCCACCAGTCCGTGCTCCTGAGGCTGGGCCAGGCGCGGGGGtagaagcagcagctggttcTCCTCCGGTGAGCgatgaggagctgcagtgcagggggGAGACAACAGCGGTGTGAGATGGCGCTTCCCTGCACTTC
This genomic stretch from Serinus canaria isolate serCan28SL12 chromosome 28, serCan2020, whole genome shotgun sequence harbors:
- the LOC103821986 gene encoding uncharacterized protein LOC103821986 isoform X2, translating into MMGRGDNRRRGRDHGGRRVRGLLIAHRRRTSCCFYPRAWPSLRSTDWWEQVVLKEFGPQDWLEKFRMSKETFFYICNQLRPGLAPHSAHFHPTLPLEKRVAVALWHLATNVEYQTLSPLFGVGPSTVQSCVWEVSYAVVLLLKPLYLRLPDEKELENMARIFCMRWGFPHCIGALDSLHIPIHPPLRLTADYCNGQGWHSILTQATVDGLGQFWDVSTAFPGSMENSAVLESSSLWVLAKEGRLCPNPPKHFMGKAQKYVLLGDATYPLQDWILKPYQEDENLTQRQLQFNYRLKRAHSVIENAFLRLKARWQILLKCDDCSLELLPTLVLACCILHNVCEAHDNPFNEEWLEGTEPTELPKPCQPAPAAMEDSRAEQVRELMCQYFESCGEG
- the LOC103821986 gene encoding uncharacterized protein LOC103821986 isoform X1, with the protein product MRERLLVLLCALARRRRRRAGAMAGNSTGTGSGGGSGSGGGAGGWDGPQRRAWLRHYYSQRQKRLMTLLIAHRRRTSCCFYPRAWPSLRSTDWWEQVVLKEFGPQDWLEKFRMSKETFFYICNQLRPGLAPHSAHFHPTLPLEKRVAVALWHLATNVEYQTLSPLFGVGPSTVQSCVWEVSYAVVLLLKPLYLRLPDEKELENMARIFCMRWGFPHCIGALDSLHIPIHPPLRLTADYCNGQGWHSILTQATVDGLGQFWDVSTAFPGSMENSAVLESSSLWVLAKEGRLCPNPPKHFMGKAQKYVLLGDATYPLQDWILKPYQEDENLTQRQLQFNYRLKRAHSVIENAFLRLKARWQILLKCDDCSLELLPTLVLACCILHNVCEAHDNPFNEEWLEGTEPTELPKPCQPAPAAMEDSRAEQVRELMCQYFESCGEG